A window from Musa acuminata AAA Group cultivar baxijiao chromosome BXJ3-10, Cavendish_Baxijiao_AAA, whole genome shotgun sequence encodes these proteins:
- the LOC135651741 gene encoding small ribosomal subunit protein uS12, producing MGKTRGMGAGRKLKTHRRRQRWADKAYKKSHLGNEWKKPFAGSSHAKGIVLEKIGIEAKQPNSAIRKCARVQLIKNGKKIAAFVPNDGCLNFIEENDEVLIAGFGRKGHAVGDIPGVRFKVVKVSGVSLLALFKEKKEKPRS from the exons ATGGG GAAGACTCGTGGTATGGGAGCTGGGCGCAAGCTCAAAACTCACAGGAGAAGGCAGAGATGGGCCGACAAAGCATACAAGAAAAGTCATCTTGGCAATGAATGGAAGAAGCCCTTCGCTGGTTCTTCGCATGCCAAGGGTATTGTCCTTGAGAAGAT AGGTATCGAAGCTAAGCAGCCCAACTCTGCCATCCGGAAGTGTGCGAGAGTTCAGCTGATAAAGAACGGGAAGAAAATTGCAGCCTTTGTGCCAAATGATGGTTGCTTAAATTTCATCGAGGAAAAT GATGAAGTCTTGATTGCTGGATTTGGACGTAAGGGCCATGCGGTGGGCGATATCCCTGGGGTGAGGTTTAAGGTTGTGAAGGTCTCAGGTGTGTCCCTGTTGGCATTATTCAAGGAAAAGAAAGAGAAGCCTCGGTCTTGA